A DNA window from Gemmatimonadaceae bacterium contains the following coding sequences:
- a CDS encoding DUF1003 domain-containing protein yields the protein MKDAELPPPPAPLVDEQPDRRRRRLLANRAFGALKAQHNAERSLIESVADELNEAAASTPYLVVHGLWFAVWIPWNLGWFGLPEFDPYPFGLLTMIVSLEAIFLSIFVLMAQKRESAIAELREELALQVSLRMEEELTKTLQLVAGLYTRLGHRVAEDPELSDMMQPLDVVGLERALANQIAEAAAARRAGRRHSKRRAEADGQISPR from the coding sequence GTGAAAGATGCCGAGCTCCCTCCGCCGCCCGCTCCACTGGTTGATGAACAACCGGATCGCCGGCGGCGACGCCTGCTCGCCAACCGCGCGTTCGGCGCGCTCAAGGCGCAACACAATGCCGAACGGTCGCTGATCGAAAGCGTTGCCGACGAGTTGAACGAGGCGGCGGCCTCGACGCCGTATCTCGTCGTGCACGGCTTGTGGTTCGCCGTGTGGATTCCATGGAACCTGGGCTGGTTCGGTCTGCCCGAGTTCGATCCCTACCCGTTCGGCCTGCTCACGATGATCGTCTCGCTCGAGGCGATTTTTCTCTCGATCTTCGTGCTGATGGCGCAGAAGCGTGAGTCCGCGATCGCGGAGTTGCGCGAGGAGCTGGCGCTGCAGGTGAGCCTGCGAATGGAAGAGGAGCTGACGAAGACGCTGCAACTCGTCGCCGGTCTGTACACGCGGCTCGGACATCGTGTCGCGGAAGATCCGGAGTTGAGCGACATGATGCAGCCGCTCGATGTCGTGGGGTTGGAGCGCGCGTTGGCGAATCAGATCGCGGAGGCGGCCGCAGCGCGGAGAGCAGGGCGGCGGCATTCAAAACGCCGCGCGGAAGCGGACGGACAGATATCGCCGCGTTGA